The following nucleotide sequence is from Branchiostoma lanceolatum isolate klBraLanc5 chromosome 18, klBraLanc5.hap2, whole genome shotgun sequence.
agtagaatagtcacactggtcgcaagtgtagggtttttcaccagtatgtgttctcatatgccGGGATAGAGCTTCCCTGTgagccgtcctgtatccacactccccacacatgtagggtttttcacctgtgtgttttGTCATGACCTGTcgttttaaatcttttttctgtgcagcagaatagtcacactgatcgcatttgaaaggtttttcccctgtatgTTTTCGTATATGCCGTGCGAGATAGTCCTTACGTGTTGTACTGTAGCTACAGTCCGCACATgtgtaaggtttttcaccagtatgtgttctcatatgccGGGATAGAGCTACCTTGTGAGCCGTCATgaacccacactcctcacacttgtagggcttctcatcTGTGTGCTTCAGCATGCCGTGTCTTTCTAAATAACCTTTCTGTGCTGTAGAAAAGTCGCATtgatcacatttgtaaggtttctcaatgGATTCGTGTTTTTTCATATGTCGGGTGAGGTTAGAAGTATCGGCcgttctgtatccgcactctccacacataaagagtttctcaccggtgtgtttcaTCGAGACGTGTTTTTCTAAATAATTTTttcgtgcagcagaatagtcacactggtcacatttgtaaggtttttcacctgtgtgccTTCTGATATGTCGGGTGAGGTCAGACCTATCAGTCGTTATAaatccacactctccacacatgaagggtaTCTCACCGTTGTGTTTCATCATAACGTGGTAGCGTAGATGATGTTTCTGCGCTGCACAATAGTCGCatcggtcacatttgtaaggtttctcaccagagtGTTTCCGCATATGTTGAGATAGGCTGGAATTCACAGCCgctctgtatccacactccccgcacatgtagggcttctcattGGTGTGTTTTCTCATGACGTGTcgttttaaatcttttttctgtgcagcagaatagtcacactggtcgcatTTGAAAGGTTTTTCCCCGGTGTGCGTCCTTACATGTTGTATCAGAATGGACTTACTTAGCGCCCTGTACCCACAGTACTCACATGGGTGAGCCCTGGCATATTTTGCTCCTTGCTTACGTCTGTGTCCTGAAGTGTCCGGTTCTTCGCTTAGAACGCCCTGCTGCTGCCCCGGGTCTGTTGTCTGCTCCCCACTGCTGcttgtctcgttcccaggatgccCGGTAGGCGGCTCTTCCAAAGGAGGCTCACAAGTTTGCTCGGCCATTGCTGAAGCAATCACATATAAGAATCATAAACATTCAAAATAAGAACTAATAGGTCTGAAAAATACTATTAAAGATATTGCCGAAAAGGGAAAATCTCTATTGGGCTATTCCAAAAAATAACTAAGGAGGGGGGGTTGATTACATAGGACTGGCCACTTGGACATAGGGGGTCACGATGTCATGGGACAGCAGGACAGAGGGGGTTAAAGCCGACGGGACAGCAGGACATAGGGGGTACGCTCATTGCGGTGAAATGTCCCCCCTCCTCAGTAACAGCCCATTCGTAAATGACGAACTTGTATGACTAACTGTATTACCAATCAATGACGACCTACATGGTAAGCACGGAGGCGGGTTTATCCACAATAAGATTTTGGTTTACGGCCACTTCTTTTAGTCCGTGCAAGATACACAAGTTTCAAACGGCATCACTGTTACTAGTGTCAGCAACGTGTTCgatatgagtagagtagagtagatcctttcggccaggtaggatgGTAATATGGAACTTAACAATTCATACAGAGCTAACACAACGTAAACATGTAGCCAAAAGATTCTTGATTGCATTTTGGACCTGAGATTTATTGgtatttatcatcattatgttAGCCAGTCTGTTAGGCAATGCCTTTAGATGTTACAATAGAAGAATATTGGGTAATcttttcgcccccctccccaccgtctACGTACCCTCCAAGCGCACTCATTCAGTAAGGATAACCAATTGGGATAACCCTAAGCACGATCCAGTAAGTTGTAACAATCCGAAATGTCTTACCTTTCAGTTAATGATACTTTTGAGGTAAAATGACGCTTATAGAATGCTGGAAGTTTCGTCAGATCACCTTCTTGGTCAGATAAGAGAATGATTCtttcacaaagaaacaaaatggcggccaagAGAATCAGGTTAAAGGTCAATAATTCATCAACCTGATATTCA
It contains:
- the LOC136424198 gene encoding zinc finger protein 135-like, which encodes MAEQTCEPPLEEPPTGHPGNETSSSGEQTTDPGQQQGVLSEEPDTSGHRRKQGAKYARAHPCEYCGYRALSKSILIQHVRTHTGEKPFKCDQCDYSAAQKKDLKRHVMRKHTNEKPYMCGECGYRAAVNSSLSQHMRKHSGEKPYKCDRCDYCAAQKHHLRYHVMMKHNGEIPFMCGECGFITTDRSDLTRHIRRHTGEKPYKCDQCDYSAARKNYLEKHVSMKHTGEKLFMCGECGYRTADTSNLTRHMKKHESIEKPYKCDQCDFSTAQKGYLERHGMLKHTDEKPYKCEECGFMTAHKVALSRHMRTHTGEKPYTCADCSYSTTRKDYLARHIRKHTGEKPFKCDQCDYSAAQKKDLKRQVMTKHTGEKPYMCGECGYRTAHREALSRHMRTHTGEKPYTCDQCDYSTAHKGELDRHVNTKHTGEKPYMCGECGYRTAIRTYLSQHMKKHTGK